The Citrifermentans bemidjiense Bem genome window below encodes:
- a CDS encoding competence protein CoiA, whose product MRFALLGGIRIEASLKLRAACPGCGAEVVAKCGKHITWHWAHLSRTHCDPWWEQETEWHRAWKNRFPQDWQEIPNRDRDSRELHIADVKTPSGLVIEFQRSTIHPDEIQAREAFYQTMIWVVDGCKNDADRFNFSNMRGRPNQDSIAQFQWFGQSTLFKRWHTTKPIFIDFGSEHGFWRILRFDLKTKRGLAGYVDIDGFVQLASSGTTDFSAVGGPASV is encoded by the coding sequence ATGCGATTTGCACTGTTAGGCGGAATACGAATTGAGGCCAGTCTAAAACTGAGGGCTGCTTGTCCTGGCTGTGGCGCCGAGGTTGTTGCCAAATGTGGAAAGCACATCACTTGGCATTGGGCGCATTTGTCGCGAACCCATTGTGATCCGTGGTGGGAACAGGAAACTGAGTGGCATCGAGCTTGGAAAAATCGCTTCCCTCAAGATTGGCAAGAGATCCCCAATCGGGATAGGGATTCTCGCGAGTTGCACATAGCCGATGTGAAAACCCCTTCGGGACTGGTGATCGAGTTCCAGCGTTCAACTATTCACCCCGATGAAATTCAGGCGAGAGAGGCCTTCTATCAGACGATGATATGGGTTGTGGATGGCTGTAAAAACGACGCGGACAGGTTCAACTTCTCGAACATGCGCGGACGTCCAAACCAGGACAGCATTGCGCAGTTTCAATGGTTCGGACAGAGCACACTTTTCAAGCGCTGGCACACCACCAAGCCGATATTCATTGATTTTGGGTCTGAGCATGGTTTTTGGCGCATCTTGCGCTTTGATCTAAAGACCAAGCGAGGGCTTGCCGGATATGTGGATATTGACGGTTTTGTTCAGCTAGCGAGTTCTGGAACTACTGATTTCAGCGCGGTTGGTGGGCCGGCATCCGTTTAA
- the aqpZ gene encoding aquaporin Z codes for MSKRLCAEFIGTFWLVLGGCGSAVLAAAFPNVGIGLHGVALAFGLTVLTMAYAIGHISGCHLNPAVSIGLFAGGRFPAKELLPYIIAQVLGGIAGAAVLFLIASGKIGFDVAAGFASNGYGEHSPGGYSLLAGFVTEIVMTMMFLFIIMGATDKRAPQGFAPIAIGLGLTLIHLISIPITNTSVNPARSTGVAIFVGGWAISQLWLFWVAPIIGAIAGGSIYRFIGSGDE; via the coding sequence ATGTCAAAGCGACTTTGCGCTGAGTTCATCGGTACATTCTGGTTGGTTCTTGGAGGTTGTGGTAGTGCGGTACTTGCTGCGGCATTCCCGAATGTCGGGATTGGATTGCATGGTGTCGCGCTGGCTTTCGGATTGACTGTTCTCACTATGGCCTACGCCATTGGGCATATTTCGGGGTGCCATCTTAACCCAGCTGTTTCCATCGGCCTCTTCGCCGGAGGACGCTTCCCGGCTAAAGAACTTCTGCCGTACATCATAGCCCAAGTGCTTGGAGGCATTGCAGGTGCTGCTGTACTGTTCCTCATTGCCAGCGGGAAAATAGGGTTCGATGTTGCTGCCGGCTTTGCTTCAAATGGCTATGGGGAGCATTCTCCGGGTGGGTATTCGCTATTAGCCGGGTTCGTTACAGAGATCGTGATGACCATGATGTTCCTATTTATCATCATGGGCGCGACCGACAAACGTGCACCACAAGGGTTTGCGCCGATAGCCATCGGTTTGGGACTTACCTTGATCCACCTCATAAGCATTCCGATCACCAATACGTCGGTAAATCCGGCACGCAGTACCGGGGTTGCCATATTCGTCGGAGGATGGGCCATTTCACAATTGTGGCTCTTTTGGGTGGCCCCAATTATCGGAGCAATAGCTGGCGGCAGTATTTACCGGTTTATCGGCTCCGGCGATGAATAG
- a CDS encoding OmpA family protein, translating into MKKIVSSMLTCAAVLTMATTAVAGEREGAFSISPFVGGYTFDGEQHLETAPVFGLRLGYDLTKNWEVEAVADYLATEGTRNDRSVNALSYRLDVLYNFLPDGPLVPYLAVGGGGITYGHGRDGLEVSDRTTDATINAGGGIKYFVTDSVALRADARQLFVLESPDKPKYNWEYTAGLTFLFGDKAAPAPVKAPAPAPAPKPVVEPVPVQKPVPAPVVAPVPPPAPPAPSADMTVTPGSITKGEAAILTWKSSNATNCEIQPEVGSVKPQGTVKVVPADNTEYTITCNGAGGTANSAAKVAVIAPAPVVVAPPAPAPKLCSPAVINIQFDTNKADLKPQYRPELKALADFLNEFPNATGVIEGHTDNVGPKALNMKLSQSRADTIRNSLIKEFGIAPERIKAVGYGPTKPVASNKDKAGKAKNRRIESNFNCNNK; encoded by the coding sequence ATGAAAAAGATTGTTTCATCGATGCTAACCTGTGCTGCTGTACTTACCATGGCAACTACAGCTGTTGCCGGAGAAAGAGAGGGGGCATTTTCAATTTCTCCTTTTGTCGGCGGTTATACGTTCGATGGGGAGCAGCACTTGGAAACGGCACCTGTGTTTGGGCTGCGCCTGGGCTATGACCTGACAAAGAACTGGGAAGTCGAAGCTGTTGCTGATTACTTAGCGACCGAAGGGACACGTAATGACAGAAGTGTCAATGCCTTGTCCTATCGACTGGACGTCCTCTACAACTTTTTGCCGGATGGACCGCTGGTACCGTACCTTGCAGTGGGAGGTGGCGGGATTACCTACGGTCACGGCCGCGATGGGCTTGAAGTCAGTGACAGAACTACTGACGCAACCATCAATGCCGGTGGGGGCATCAAGTACTTTGTTACCGACTCGGTCGCGTTGCGGGCTGACGCTCGCCAGCTGTTCGTATTGGAAAGTCCGGACAAGCCTAAATACAACTGGGAGTACACCGCCGGCCTGACCTTCCTGTTTGGCGACAAGGCAGCTCCGGCACCGGTAAAGGCTCCGGCACCTGCACCTGCACCAAAGCCGGTTGTTGAACCCGTTCCTGTGCAAAAGCCTGTTCCGGCTCCTGTAGTAGCTCCTGTGCCGCCTCCCGCCCCCCCCGCTCCTTCTGCAGACATGACGGTTACACCGGGTTCGATTACCAAAGGCGAAGCCGCCATTTTGACTTGGAAGTCGAGCAACGCCACCAATTGTGAAATTCAGCCGGAAGTTGGCTCTGTTAAGCCTCAGGGTACCGTCAAGGTTGTCCCTGCTGACAATACTGAGTACACCATAACCTGCAATGGCGCCGGTGGCACCGCTAATAGTGCAGCCAAAGTCGCGGTGATTGCTCCTGCTCCAGTAGTGGTTGCGCCCCCTGCTCCTGCTCCGAAGCTGTGCAGCCCTGCTGTCATAAACATCCAGTTCGATACCAACAAGGCCGACCTCAAGCCCCAGTATCGCCCTGAATTGAAAGCTTTAGCTGACTTCTTGAACGAGTTCCCCAATGCCACTGGTGTCATTGAGGGGCATACCGACAACGTTGGACCGAAAGCTCTTAATATGAAACTGTCTCAATCGCGTGCAGATACGATCCGTAATTCTCTTATCAAAGAATTCGGGATCGCACCTGAGCGGATTAAAGCAGTAGGCTATGGTCCTACAAAGCCCGTTGCCAGCAACAAGGATAAAGCGGGGAAAGCAAAGAATCGGCGTATCGAATCCAACTTTAACTGCAACAACAAGTAG
- a CDS encoding DUF2442 domain-containing protein codes for MYPAVIEVIPGNDYVLKVAFDNGECGLLDMKPVLEFGVFKRLKDEDAFKRVKVSFDTIEWDCGVDLDPEYVYAKCMATTEKVGPTRQVATESAVGERGGKYGR; via the coding sequence ATGTATCCGGCAGTGATAGAAGTAATCCCGGGAAACGACTACGTCTTAAAAGTGGCTTTTGATAACGGTGAATGTGGCCTTCTGGATATGAAGCCTGTTCTGGAATTTGGCGTCTTCAAGAGGCTTAAAGACGAAGATGCATTCAAAAGGGTGAAGGTTTCTTTCGACACTATTGAATGGGATTGCGGAGTTGATCTTGACCCGGAGTATGTCTACGCGAAATGCATGGCTACAACGGAAAAAGTAGGCCCAACAAGGCAGGTGGCGACGGAGTCCGCAGTGGGTGAGCGCGGGGGAAAGTACGGAAGGTAA
- a CDS encoding GNAT family N-acetyltransferase: protein MILIRPAKMTELDTLLDIVQAATRHMEAKGIHQWDDIYPDRAILQSDVDSQHMHVIEVDGRIVGMISINDSQSPEYQDVKWQYSGRVLVIHRLTIDPSHQRQGMATRLMDFAEKTAEKQGYETIRFDAFTQNPGATALYEHLGYEKAGTVRFRKGVFFCFEKQVKKPVAEGGLAGRS, encoded by the coding sequence ATGATACTTATAAGACCAGCAAAGATGACTGAACTGGACACGTTGCTCGACATTGTTCAAGCGGCAACTCGTCACATGGAAGCCAAAGGGATTCATCAGTGGGATGACATCTACCCGGACAGAGCGATATTGCAGAGTGACGTTGATTCACAACATATGCATGTGATTGAGGTTGATGGACGAATCGTCGGCATGATCTCGATCAATGATTCACAGTCACCGGAATACCAAGATGTCAAATGGCAGTACTCCGGCAGAGTACTCGTAATTCACCGTCTTACCATCGACCCTTCTCATCAACGCCAAGGAATGGCCACACGTTTGATGGATTTTGCTGAAAAGACCGCGGAGAAACAGGGCTACGAAACGATTCGATTTGATGCGTTCACGCAGAATCCCGGTGCAACGGCACTTTATGAACATCTGGGATATGAAAAAGCCGGCACTGTCCGATTCAGGAAAGGGGTTTTCTTCTGTTTCGAAAAACAGGTAAAAAAGCCGGTGGCAGAGGGAGGTTTGGCGGGCAGATCTTAG
- the mscL gene encoding large-conductance mechanosensitive channel protein MscL has translation MSIVKEFKEFAVKGNVVDMAVGIIIGAAFAKIVSSFVGDVVMPPIGVLLGGVDFSQLSIVVKEAVDKKPPVLISYGKFIQTVVDFTIIAMAVFAAVKAINTLKKKEAAAPEVPPAPTQQEILLTEIRDLLKSNR, from the coding sequence ATGAGCATCGTTAAAGAGTTCAAGGAATTTGCCGTAAAAGGGAACGTCGTCGATATGGCGGTCGGTATTATAATTGGTGCGGCATTTGCCAAAATAGTATCGTCGTTCGTCGGAGATGTTGTTATGCCGCCAATCGGAGTTCTTCTGGGAGGCGTTGATTTTTCACAACTTTCCATCGTTGTTAAAGAAGCGGTTGACAAAAAGCCACCTGTGCTGATTAGTTACGGCAAGTTTATACAAACAGTCGTGGATTTTACTATCATTGCCATGGCAGTTTTCGCAGCAGTCAAGGCAATAAATACGCTCAAGAAGAAAGAAGCTGCAGCGCCGGAGGTCCCCCCCGCACCGACACAACAAGAAATACTGCTTACTGAGATCAGGGACCTGCTTAAAAGCAACAGATAA
- a CDS encoding DUF4160 domain-containing protein, giving the protein MPTISIFFGTIIRMYFSPAEHPPQHFHVYYNDFKASVDIRTCEIIKGNLPRKQVKLVLG; this is encoded by the coding sequence GTGCCAACAATTTCCATCTTTTTCGGCACTATAATCAGAATGTATTTCTCTCCTGCGGAGCATCCGCCGCAACATTTCCATGTGTACTACAACGACTTTAAGGCTTCAGTCGACATCAGGACTTGTGAGATAATAAAAGGAAACCTCCCTCGAAAGCAGGTAAAGCTGGTGTTGGGGTAA